GCAGTGCTTTTGGATCGATGTATGATTTAGGACTGACGTTATCTTATACGACTCCGTTAATATTTTGCGGCCTGTCGGTGGCGATGGGTTTTCATGCCGGACTATTTAACATCGGGGCTGAAGGGCAGATGACGATGGCCGTATTAACGGCTGCCGCAATGGGTGTACTTTTCCCGAATGTACCCTTTCCTTTGGCGCCGATCCTGGCTTTCGTAGCAGCTATATTTGCTGGTGCCTTGTGGGGTTGGATCGCCGGATGGTTGCGCGCATACCGTGGCAGTCATGAGGTGATCATCACGATCATGCTTAATTTTATCGCGGCGGGATTGGCCAGCTGGTTTACTTTAAATATTATTCCTAATCCGCATTCACAAAATCCTGAAACAGCGATGGTTTCTGCGAATTATATGTTTAAAGATTATGACCTGATTGCGCGTTTGTTCCCGGATACTCCGGCGAATGCGTCTTTGGGTTTTGCTATTTTCTTTGCGGTGCTTATGTGGATCTTCCTTTGGAAAACCACATGGGGCTTTGAATTGCGTGCTGTGGGTTCTAACCCTGAAGCGTCCCATCGTGCTGGTATTTCTGAAAAGAAAGTACAAATGTTAGCGATGGCTGCAGCAGGTGCTTTGGCGGGATGCGTGGCACTTTCTGAAGTTCTTGGCAGTGCTGGTCAGTATCGCATTGGTTTTTCGCCTGATTACGGATTTATCGGAATTGCTGTGGCATTATTGGCTGCCAATAATCCTTTAGGGGTCGTGGTGGCGGCATTTTTAATGGGCGCCCTTCATAAAGGCGCTTCGGATTTGGATCTTGAAACAACGACTATCACTCGCGACTTTTCACGTATCATCCAGGCTTTGATTATTTTGGCCGTAGCCGCTGTTCAAGGTTATTGGGTTTGGAAGCAGAAAAAGGGAAAGAGTTAGTATGGAAATGATGACCCTGATTCTTTCATTGTTTCTTGCGACCTTAAGACTTGCCAGTCCTTTGATTTTTGCTTCGATGGGCGGCTTAATGAGTGAGCGTTCCGGTGTTGTGAATATCGCCCTTGAAGGCTTCATGCTAGCAGGCGCTTTTGCTGGCGCAGCTGTCGGTCACACCTATGCATCTGCATGGGCAGGCTGGGGTACAGCACTGATTGTTGGCTTAGCTATCGGTGCTTTGTATGGACTTTTTGTGATCACTTTAAAAGCAGATCAAATCATCACAGGTATGGCGTTTAATCTATTGGTAATGGGTTTAATTCCTTTTCTGACTAAAATTTTTTATAGCTCTACCGGATCTACTCCTCCATTGTTAGTTGAAGACCGTTTTGCATTTGAACCTGTGTTAATGGCTTTTGCTTTGGTTCTACTTATTGCTTTCTGGCTTTA
This is a stretch of genomic DNA from Bdellovibrio reynosensis. It encodes these proteins:
- a CDS encoding ABC transporter permease, with product MKRILGFVIGLVVALSLTLLAGENPLDIFMILMRSAFGSMYDLGLTLSYTTPLIFCGLSVAMGFHAGLFNIGAEGQMTMAVLTAAAMGVLFPNVPFPLAPILAFVAAIFAGALWGWIAGWLRAYRGSHEVIITIMLNFIAAGLASWFTLNIIPNPHSQNPETAMVSANYMFKDYDLIARLFPDTPANASLGFAIFFAVLMWIFLWKTTWGFELRAVGSNPEASHRAGISEKKVQMLAMAAAGALAGCVALSEVLGSAGQYRIGFSPDYGFIGIAVALLAANNPLGVVVAAFLMGALHKGASDLDLETTTITRDFSRIIQALIILAVAAVQGYWVWKQKKGKS
- a CDS encoding ABC transporter permease, translated to MEMMTLILSLFLATLRLASPLIFASMGGLMSERSGVVNIALEGFMLAGAFAGAAVGHTYASAWAGWGTALIVGLAIGALYGLFVITLKADQIITGMAFNLLVMGLIPFLTKIFYSSTGSTPPLLVEDRFAFEPVLMAFALVLLIAFWLYKTRSGLWLLFAGEHPEALQASGVSVRKVRWMGVCASGAFAAWGGASLSLFLASSYSPLMTGGRGFMALAALIFGKWKPLPTLAACLLFAFADALQIRLQGVSIGDMKVPIQFVQILPYLVTIVALAGFIGKSRAPKALGKEDF